A portion of the Sabethes cyaneus chromosome 3, idSabCyanKW18_F2, whole genome shotgun sequence genome contains these proteins:
- the LOC128739377 gene encoding uncharacterized protein LOC128739377, whose amino-acid sequence MVRAGNFTLTPCSSCGNTSEIDEGMVACDNCDMWFHYRCVRETEESLQHQEKWFCPSETCKKTGEEYLKKADDASKGAKPKKLPVPDEQSDKSSTKSDRQPISTLDKKLKALEKEQKTKEKEIEMERVLREKRMQMDRTLKEKQLQMENELRDKEMLQEKELLEKALRDQQAHADRMQKMRDTYKNAMIDVASNADARHQNKKAQNEPNVDKSMSALEKENTTTPLRNPRVTVHNVSEKRQTAGVRKRREIAESESSEDEYGSTGESSDDDSDDEEVESVNSTPDSESDEELKSSEESSKLRKKKLASNGLGLNPTRPTKAQLSARSGITKKLPIFTGKPEEWPLFIGSYEASTKACGFNDVENLVRLQESLKGSALESVRGQLLLPKSVPKVISKLRLLYGRPEQLLHCHLEKVKRLESPKAEKLETFIPFGNAVEQLCDHLEAAGLNQHLINPLLIQDLVDKLPARDKREWVRFRNKRKIQTLRTFSDFLAKIVLEACEANVAVEYVPASSNKYRGARKERSKERGAVFNHSYAENPTNNQISSAKPCKVCKRTDHRLRFCQDFKALAFADRMKIVERCKLCKICLNEHGNAPCKFKIKCNVGECRQRHHPLLHSANNEVVINTHIRSSGSILFRIIPVTLHCGEKSVKTLAFLDEGASITLVERSITDQLGAEGVKQPLTIKWTADVTRTEPDSRKLNLWTSAPGMNGKILLKSVQTVAKLLLPKQALNVDEVTTKYNHLCDLPIASYTDSHPGLLIGLNNLHAIAPIEARIRDVGEPIAVRSKLGWSVYGPLPNGTSSENTIGHHGEVSNEDIYNLLKTQYRLEEPMAAVIQETKDEKRAREILQRTTVRIGDRFETGLLWRTDDPVFPDSLPMARRRLRQLEQRLVKCPELYEKFRQQIDGYLQKGYAHLATSKELAETDHRKRWYLPLNAVVKPKKPGSIRLVWDAAATVNGVSLNSQLLKGPDMLTPLTSVISLFRERRIAFGADIREMYHQLKIREADKQSQRFLFRKNPQDEPSVYIMDVATFGSTSSPCSAQYVKNLNASEFSAEYPEAASAIINKHYVDDYFDSVDTIEDAVRRAKEVKYIHSKAGFEIRNWVSNSAEVLRSLGENDQAPAIHFNVDKSTENERVLGIIWNPRQDNFSFATDHRPHLKPYFDGSERPTKRLVLSCVMGFFDPLGLLAPFTIHGKMLIQDLWRAGCSWDEEVDAESLQKWERWTSLLSQVENVRIPRCYLGDHHSSNIDSLQLHIFMDASEQAYGCVAYLRVVVNERVTCRLIMSRNKVAPLKRQSVPRLELMAAVLGSRLSCTVKANHSLPIGKQFLWTDSQTVLSWIRSDQFKFKQFVAFRIGEIRENTNVSDWRWVPTKLNIADVLTKWGQGPPLESNSPWFKGPDFLLEPETRWPIRTLPDVDTEEEMRACLLYHDTVHSFSVVNVDSTYRWVRLLRITASVLRFIANCRRKKAGQPIVVSMASPAQERLLKAKPQFYQQPLQQDELHAAETILWRQAQHDVFPEEVRTLERNRDRKPEQTPDRIVKTSPVYKLCPILDTENVMRVGGRLQYADCASFDVKHPVILPKNHAVTDKLILFYHEKLGHGNRETVFNELRQRFHIPKLRSAIAKVAKCCMWCRVNRCQPQVPMMAPLPVQRVTPRLRPFSSVGVDYLGPVEVSVGRRCEKRWVALFTCLVVRAVHLEVVHSLTTQSCQMAIRRFMTDRGVPDEIFSDNGTNFKGAKNEWEKMQRVEYECAETVTSPTMKWNFIPPGTPHMGGIWERMVRSVKEILRTLEDGRKLTDEVLLTSLSEAKDMINSRPLVYLPQDSEKSEAITPNHFLRGAVKGADLVVDGSTDFAEALRNAYKQSQHLADKMWERWVKEYLPTLNKRPKWIEDRKQMEVGDLVFIVDGKHRKQWIRGIVEQVCLSGDGRIRQVEVRTAKGVFKRAVANLAVIEISGKSGTSGDGPEPKLRAGVVKLLCVDQPYKLTLLHVCNVKLQRGKPTLMNCDFTFLKPQNVINLAFTLNYKYTRWQPLLIQTDFEMCEYFEKDWGKGNNRMADYVIHAVTSQVNWIERCPYYVRSIPGVMLRYVEGELRVILFLLKGRYNITNYEARMNLLPSFLPAGEYRVDWRLYDADNITLISIQAFVNIRAKGIFDISMG is encoded by the exons ATGGTGAGAGCTGGAAACTTTACGTTAACCCCGTGCAGTAGCTGTGGGAATACGTCGGAAATCGACGAAGGCATGGTTGCCTGCGACAACTGTGATATGTGGTTTCATTATCGGTGTGTACGCGAAACTGAGGAATCACTTCAACACCAAGAGAAATGGTTTTGTCCGTCTGAGACCTGCAAAAAGACAGGTGAAGAGTACCTCAAAAAGGCAGACGATGCCAGCAAAGGAGCCAAGCCGAAGAAATTGCCCGTACCTGATGAACAATCGGACAAGTCTAGCACCAAGTCCGACCGTCAACCGATTTCCACTCTGGATAAAAAACTAAAAGCGTTGGAGAAGGAGCAAAAGacgaaagaaaaggaaatagAGATGGAGCGAGTACTGAGGGAAAAGCGGATGCAAATGGACCGAACCCTGAAGGAAAAGCAACTGCAAATGGAAAACGAGTTGAGAGACAAGGAAATGCTGCAGGAGAAGGAATTATTGGAAAAGGCGCTGCGAGACCAGCAAGCTCATGCTGATCGTATGCAAAAGATGCGGGATACGTATAAAAATGCAATGATAGACGTTGCGAGCAATGCTGACGCGCGTCATCAAAATAAAAAGGCGCAGAATGAACCGAATGTCGATAAGAGCATGTCAGCATTGGAGAAGGAAAATACCACTACACCGTTGCGCAATCCGAGAGTCACAGTACACAATGTATCGGAAAAGCGACAAACAGCTGGCGTAAGAAAACGACGTGAAATCGCGGAATCAGAAAGTTCGGAGGATGAGTACGGTTCCACTGGAGAAAGCAGCGACGATGATAGCGATGATGAAGAGGTCGAAAGCGTTAATTCGACACCCGATTCGGAAAGCGACGAAGAGTTGAAATCGTCGGAAGAAAGTTCAAAATTGCGGAAGAAGAAGTTAGCCTCAAACGGGCTGGGGTTAAATCCTACTAGGCCGACCAAAGCTCAGTTGTCTGCGCGTAGCGGAATCACGAAAAAACTTCCCATTTTTACGGGAAAGCCTGAAGAGTGGCCTTTGTTCATTGGCAGCTACGAGGCCTCTACCAAAGCTTGTGGGTTCAACGACGTGGAAAATTTAGTCCGCTTGCAGGAGAGCCTGAAAGGCTCTGCCTTGGAAAGCGTTCGTGGACAACTGTTGTTGCCTAAGTCGGTGCCAAAAGTAATTAGCAAATTGCGTTTACTCTATGGCCGTCCGGAGCAGCTGTTGCATTGTCATCTCGAGAAGGTGAAAAGATTGGAGTccccaaaagctgaaaagcTAGAAACATTTATCCCATTCGGGAATGCGGTGGAACAGTTATGTGACCACCTGGAAGCAGCAGGGCTGAACCAacatttaattaatccgcttctAATTCAGGATTTGGTGGACAAGCTGCCGGCTAGAGACAAGCGAGAGTGGGTGCGTTTCCGCAACAAACGAAAAATTCAAACGTTAAGAACGTTTTCGGATTTTCTAGCCAAAATCGTGCTAGAAGCGTGTGAAGCCAACGTAGCCGTCGAGTATGTGCCAGCATCCAGTAACAAATATAGGGGTGCCAGAAAAGAAAGGTCCAAGGAAAGGGGAGCGGTGTTCAACCATAGTTACGCTGAAAATCCGACGAATAACCAGATATCTAGCGCAAAACCGTGTAAAGTCTGCAAAAGAACGGATCACCGTCTTAGATTCTGTCAAGACTTTAAAGCACTAGCCTTCGCCGATCGCATGAAGATTGTCGAAAGATGCAAGCTGTGCAAAATTTGCCTTAACGAACATGGTAACGCTCcatgtaaatttaaaataaaatgcaaCGTTGGGGAATGCCGACAGCGCCATCATCCGCTGCTACACTCAGCTAATAACGAAGTTGTCATCAATACACATATACGATCGTCGGGATCAATTTTATTTCGAATCATTCCAGTGACTCTGCATTGCGGAGAAAAGAGCGTAAAAACGCTAGCGTTTCTCGACGAAGGTGCCTCTATCACCCTGGTAGAGCGCTCGATAACTGACCAACTAGGTGCTGAAGGAGTCAAGCAACCGTTGACTATAAAATGGACTGCTGATGTCACGAGAACTGAACCTGATTCTAGAAAGCTGAACCTGTGGACCTCCGCTCCGGGAATGAATGGGAAAATATTGCTCAAATCTGTACAAACCGTCGCAAAACTTCTGCTGCCAAAACAGGCACTCAACGTCGACGAAGTGACTACTAAATATAACCATCTCTGCGACCTGCCTATCGCATCGTATACTGACAGTCATCCTGGCTTGCTCATCGGTCTGAACAACCTACATGCAATTGCTCCAATAGAAGCTAGGATTCGGGATGTAGGAGAGCCAATAGCTGTTCGGTCGAAGTTGGGGTGGTCTGTTTACGGTCCATTGCCCAACGGAACAAGTAGTGAAAACACCATTGGGCACCATGGTGAAGTGAGCAACGAGGATATATACAATCTGTTAAAAACCCAATATAGGCTGGAGGAACCTATGGCGGCTGTAATTCAAGAAACGAAAGATGAGAAGAGAGCCAGGGAAATTCTACAGCGCACTACAGTACGAATTGGTGATCGATTTGAGACCGGTTTATTGTGGCGTACCGATGATCCTGTGTTTCCTGATAGTCTTCCGATGGCCCGTCGAAGGCTAAGGCAGTTAGAACAGCGCTTGGTAAAGTGTCCGGAGCTTTATGAGAAGTTTCGACAACAAATAGACGGATATCTGCAGAAGGGATACGCTCACCTGGCGACGTCGAAAGAATTAGCGGAAACCGATCATCGGAAGCGGTGGTATCTTCCACTCAACGCAGTTGTAAAACCGAAGAAGCCTGGAAGTATACGTCTCGTGTGGGATGCCGCAGCTACGGTGAACGGGGTGTCCCTCAACAGCCAGCTACTCAAAGGGCCTGACATGCTGACACCGTTAACATCAGTAATCAGTCTTTTCCGTGAGCGTCGCATAGCGTTCGGGGCAGATATACGCGAGATGTATCACCAGCTGAAAATACGCGAGGCTGACAAGCAATCACAACGATTTCTGTTTAGGAAAAACCCACAGGATGAACCGAGTGTGTACATCATGGATGTTGCCACGTTTGGGTCGACCAGTTCTCCATGTTCGGCCCAATACGTCAAAAATCTTAATGCATCAGAGTTCTCAGCAGAATATCCGGAGGCAGCGTCAGCAATCATCAACAAACACTACGTTGACGACTATTTTGATAGTGTAGATACGATTGAAGATGCAGTACGTCGAGCAAAAGAGGTAAAATATATACATTCGAAAGCAGGCTTTGAGATTAGAAATTGGGTCTCGAACTCTGCGGAAGTGCTCCGTTCCTTAGGTGAAAATGATCAGGCTCCAGCTATCCATTTTAACGTCGACAAGTCTACAGAAAATGAACGGGTTCTTGGAATTATATGGAACCCACGGCAAGATAATTTCTCTTTCGCTACTGACCATCGTCCCCAtcttaaaccatattttgatGGCAGTGAACGACCAACTAAACGACTGGTGCTAAGTTGCGTGATGGGTTTTTTTGATCCGCTGGGGCTTCTTGCTCCATTTACCATCCACGGGAAAATGCTCATCCAGGATCTTTGGCGTGCAGGTTGTAGTTGGGATGAAGAAGTGGATGCTGAATCGCTACAAAAATGGGAACGCTGGACTAGTCTTTTGTCGCAAGTAGAGAACGTTCGTATTCCACGATGCTATCTGGGCGATCATCATTCCTCCAATATCGACTCTCTTCAACTGCACATTTTTATGGATGCAAGCGAGCAGGCGTATGGTTGCGTTGCCTACCTGAGGGTCGTAGTGAATGAAAGGGTAACGTGTCGTCTGATAATGTCTCGTAATAAAGTCGCTCCGTTGAAACGACAGTCGGTTCCACGGCTCGAGTTAATGGCGGCAGTTTTAGGTTCCCGACTGTCGTGTACCGTCAAAGCCAACCACTCTCTTCCTATTGGCAAACAGTTTCTCTGGACAGATTCACAGACGGTACTTAGTTGGATCCGCTCCGaccaattcaaattcaaacagtttgtGGCGTTTCGTATTGGTGAAATACGGGAAAATACGAACGTCTCCGACTGGCGCTGGGTCCCAACGAAATTAAACATTGCCGATGTATTGACAAAGTGGGGACAGGGACCGCCGTTAGAATCAAATAGTCCCTGGTTCAAGGGACCAGATTTTTTGTTGGAGCCCGAGACTCGATGGCCGATCAGAACGTTACCGGATGTCGATACCGAGGAAGAAATGCGTGCCTGTTTACTATATCACGATACAGTTCATTCGTTTTCCGTGGTCAACGTCGATTCAACGTATCGTTGGGTTCGACTTCTTCGAATCACGGCTAGTGTGCTCAGATTTATTGCAAACTGTCGTAGGAAGAAGGCGGGTCAACCAATTGTAGTGTCCATGGCGTCTCCGGCCCAGGAACGTCTGCTCAAAGCTAAGCCACAGTTCTATCAGCAACCTCTTCAGCAGGACGAGTTACATGCGGCAGAAACTATCTTATGGAGGCAGGCTCAACACGATGTATTCCCGGAGGAAGTGAGGACGCTCGAAAGAAACCGGGACAGAAAACCGGAACAAACTCCTGATCGAATTGTTAAAACCAGCCCCGTCTACAAGCTGTGTCCAATTCTTGACACTGAAAATGTTATGCGCGTTGGTGGTAGATTGCAGTATGCGGACTGTGCTTCTTTCGACGTTAAACACCCCGTTATACTGCCTAAAAATCACGCGGTGACCGATAAACTGATTCTCTTTTACCATGAAAAGCTCGGCCATGGTAATCGAGAGACAGTGTTCAATGAACTGCGCCAGCGATTCCACATCCCCAAGCTGAGGTCGGCGATAGCGAAGGTAGCGAAATGTTGTATGTGGTGTCGAGTTAACCGTTGTCAACCACAAGTACCTATGATGGCGCCTCTGCCTGTACAACGCGTGACGCCACGACTTCGCCCGTTCAGTTCGGTAGGCGTGGACTACCTGGGACCCGTGGAAGTATCCGTAGGTCGGCGATGTGAAAAAAGATGGGTGGCGCTTTTCACCTGTTTAGTGGTGCGCGCAGTCCACCTTGAAGTAGTGCACAGTTTGACAACGCAATCGTGCCAAATGGCGATCCGGCGGTTCATGACCGACAGGGGAGTGCCGGATGAAATTTTCTCCGATAATGGCACAAATTTCAAAGGAGCGAAAAATGAATGGGAGAAAATGCAACGAGTCGAATATGAATGCGCAGAAACCGTTACCAGTCCAACGATGAAGTGGAACTTTATTCCCCCAGGTACCCCGCACATGGGCGGTATTTGGGAACGCATGGTGCGATCGGTGAAGGAGATATTGCGGACGCTGGAAGACGGTCGAAAGTTGACGGACGAGGTCCTACTGACATCGTTGTCTGAAGCAAAAGACATGATCAATTCTCGTCCTTTGGTTTATCTGCCTCAGGACTCGGAAAAATCCGAGGCAATTACACCAAATCATTTCCTTCGTGGTGCTGTAAAGGGGGCGGACCTGGTCGTGGACGGTTCTACGGACTTCGCAGAGGCTCTGCGGAACGCGTATAAGCAATCGCAGCATTTGGCTGATAAGATGTGGGAGCGCTGGGTTAAAGAGTACTTGCCAACGTTGAATAAACGACCAAAGTGGATCGAAGACCGAAAACAAATGGAGGTAGGAGATTTGGTATTTATCGTCGATGGAAAACACCGGAAGCAGTGGATCCGGGGAATCGTCGAACAAGTTTGTTTGAGCGGCGATGGCAGAATACGGCAGGTAGAAGTTCGAACGGCTAAAGGTGTTTTCAAGAGAGCTGTGGCTAATTTAGCGGTTATCGAGATTTCTGGTAAATCCGGCACTTCCGGTGATGGACCGGAACCGAAGTTACGGGCTGGG GTGGTGAAACTCCTGTGCGTGGACCAACCGTACAAACTTACCCTGCTTCACGTATGCAACGTTAAGCTGCAGAGGGGTAAGCCAACCCTGATGAACTGTGACTTCACTTTCCTTAAGCCGCAGAATGTTATCAACTTGGCATTTACGCTAAACTACAAGTATACCCGATGGCAACCGTTACTGATCCAGACGGATTTTGAAATGTGCGAGTATTTTGAAAAGGACTGGGGCAAGGGAAACAACCGAATGGCAGACTATGTGATTCACGCCGTCACGTCGCAGGTGAACTGGATTGAGCGATGCCCGTATTATGTACGATCAATTCCGGGTGTAATGTTACGTTATGTGGAAGGTGAATTACGAGTTATTCTCTTTTTACTAAAGGGTCGCTACAATATCACCAATTACGAGGCGAGGATGAATCTCCTACCGTCGTTTCTTCCGGCTGGCGAGTATCGGGTCGATTGGCGTTTGTACGATGCAGATAACATCACGTTGATTTCGATTCAAGCGTTCGTGAACATTAGAGCCAAAGGGATATTCGATATATCGATGGGCTGA
- the LOC128741568 gene encoding tumor necrosis factor alpha-induced protein 8-like protein, which yields MIDTVMTDNAFKARDIGLRAQKKILSRMATKNVAKVFIDGTTASLLDNVYRLAKTHTGSKKDAERLVKNVIKIVIKIAVLHRNNQFNADELRMADQFRTKFQTLQMAIISFYEVDYSFDLNYLLKSLQAVHGLCKSCVERHLTDKSIGRIDEVFAFFSDPTLLETAFRQDSPYRELMDKIIADLNKAMENGDI from the exons ATGATCGATACCG TTATGACCGATAATGCCTTCAAAGCCAGAGACATCGGTCTTCGTGCACAGAAGAAAATTCTGTCTCGGATGGCCACCAAGAACGTTGCCAAAGTGTTCATTGACGGTACGACCGCTTCCCTGCTGGACAACGTCTACCGGTTAGCCAAGACACAT ACCGGCAGCAAGAAGGACGCCGAACGTCTAGTCAAGAACGTGATCAAAATCGTGATCAAAATTGCCGTCCTGCACCGCAACAATCAGTTCAACGCCGACGAGCTGCGGATGGCGGACCAGTTCCGCACCAAGTTCCAAACGCTGCAGATGGCCATCATATCGTTCTACGAGGTGGACTACAGCTTCGATCTGAACTATCTGCTCAAGTCGCTGCAGGCGGTGCACGGGTTGTGCAAGTCGTGCGTCGAGCGCCACCTGACGGACAAATCGATCGGCCGTATCGACGAGGTGTTTGCGTTCTTCAGTGATCCCACACTGCTGGAGACGGCTTTCCGGCAGGATTCGCCCTACCGGGAGCTGATGGATAAGATCATTGCCGATCTCAACAAGGCGATGGAGAATGGGGATATTTAG